The Hyalangium gracile genome has a window encoding:
- a CDS encoding ABC transporter ATP-binding protein translates to MSEPLLEVRGLKTRFSLEEGPVLAVDDVSFSIPPGGTLGVVGESGCGKSVTALSVMRLVPDPPGRVVGGEIRFKGQNLLALPEEEMRRIRGHHISMIFQEPMTSLNPVYTVGEQIGEAVRLHQKLDRKQAKARAVDMLRQVGIPAPEQRVDAYPHQLSGGMRQRVMIAMALACNPDLVIADEPTTALDVTIQAQILDLLKRLQAERGMAVMLITHDLGVVAESCDAVVVMYAGRVVEQAPVRALFSRPAHPYTAGLLRSIPSFQEVQGGAGRQRLKTIPGMVPSLRRLPVGCRFRDRCERALEVCARVDPPLELKRDGQSAACHNPVPAS, encoded by the coding sequence ATGAGCGAGCCCCTCCTCGAAGTCCGCGGCCTGAAGACCCGGTTCTCCCTGGAGGAGGGCCCGGTGCTGGCGGTGGACGACGTCTCCTTCTCCATCCCTCCCGGAGGCACGCTGGGAGTGGTGGGCGAGAGCGGCTGCGGCAAGAGCGTCACCGCGCTCTCCGTCATGCGGCTGGTGCCGGACCCGCCGGGCAGGGTGGTGGGCGGGGAGATCCGCTTCAAGGGCCAGAACCTGCTGGCGCTGCCCGAGGAGGAGATGCGCCGCATCCGCGGCCACCACATCTCCATGATCTTCCAGGAGCCGATGACGTCGCTCAACCCCGTGTACACGGTGGGCGAGCAGATCGGCGAGGCGGTGCGGCTGCACCAGAAGCTGGACCGGAAGCAGGCGAAGGCGCGCGCGGTGGACATGCTGCGCCAGGTGGGCATCCCCGCGCCCGAGCAGCGCGTGGACGCCTATCCCCACCAGCTCTCCGGCGGCATGCGCCAGCGGGTGATGATCGCCATGGCCCTGGCGTGCAACCCGGACCTGGTCATCGCGGACGAGCCCACCACCGCGCTGGACGTGACGATCCAGGCGCAGATCCTGGACCTGCTCAAGCGGCTGCAGGCCGAGCGGGGCATGGCGGTGATGCTCATTACCCACGATCTCGGCGTGGTGGCGGAGAGCTGCGACGCGGTGGTGGTGATGTACGCCGGCCGCGTGGTGGAGCAGGCCCCGGTGCGCGCTCTTTTCAGCCGGCCCGCGCACCCGTACACGGCGGGCCTGCTGCGCTCCATCCCGTCGTTCCAGGAGGTGCAGGGTGGGGCGGGGCGCCAGCGGCTGAAGACCATCCCCGGCATGGTGCCGAGCCTGCGCCGCCTGCCGGTGGGCTGCCGCTTCCGGGACCGGTGCGAGCGCGCCCTCGAGGTGTGCGCGCGGGTGGATCCGCCGCTCGAGCTCAAGCGTGACGGCCAGTCCGCCGCGTGCCACAACCCGGTGCCCGCGTCATGA
- a CDS encoding ABC transporter ATP-binding protein yields the protein MTEPLLQVRDVKTHFPVRGGLLGRVRGTVKAVDGVSFDVMRGETLGLVGESGCGKSTLGRTLLRLIDATAGSIRFEGQELTGLSQHELRPLRRRMQLIFQDPYASLNPRMTVRDIIGEPFAIHGLAHGREREEKVLALLELMGLPRDAMERYPHEFSGGQRQRIGIARSIAMRPDLVIADEPISALDVSIQAQIVNLLVDLQRELKLTYVFIAHDLKIVEYISTRVAVMYLGKIVELADAAELYRRPRHPYTQALLSAVPVPDPDHPRKRIILQGDVPSPLAPPPGCAFHPRCPHAFERCRRETPPLYALGNGHTAACFLAEQDARGSVQAPATEGAPGVLAQPPSGG from the coding sequence ATGACCGAGCCGCTCCTCCAGGTGCGAGACGTGAAGACGCACTTCCCGGTGCGCGGCGGCCTGCTGGGGCGCGTGCGCGGCACGGTGAAGGCCGTGGACGGGGTGAGTTTCGACGTGATGCGCGGCGAGACGCTCGGGCTGGTGGGGGAGAGCGGTTGCGGCAAGAGCACCCTGGGTCGGACGCTGCTGCGCCTCATCGATGCCACCGCCGGCTCCATCCGCTTCGAGGGGCAGGAGCTCACGGGCCTCTCGCAGCACGAGCTGCGCCCCCTTCGACGGCGGATGCAGCTCATCTTCCAGGACCCGTACGCCTCGCTGAACCCGCGCATGACGGTGCGCGACATCATCGGCGAGCCCTTCGCCATCCACGGGCTGGCGCATGGCCGCGAGCGCGAGGAGAAAGTGCTGGCACTGCTGGAGCTGATGGGGCTGCCGCGCGACGCGATGGAGCGCTATCCCCACGAGTTCTCCGGCGGCCAGCGCCAGCGCATCGGCATCGCGCGCTCCATCGCCATGCGGCCGGACCTGGTCATCGCGGACGAGCCCATCAGCGCGCTCGACGTGTCCATCCAGGCGCAGATCGTCAACCTGCTGGTGGACCTGCAGCGCGAGCTGAAGCTCACCTATGTCTTCATCGCGCATGACTTGAAGATCGTCGAGTACATCTCCACCCGCGTGGCGGTGATGTACCTGGGGAAGATCGTCGAGCTGGCGGACGCGGCCGAGCTGTACCGCCGCCCGCGCCACCCGTACACCCAGGCGCTGCTGTCCGCCGTGCCCGTGCCGGACCCGGACCACCCGCGCAAGCGCATCATCCTCCAGGGAGACGTGCCCTCGCCGCTGGCGCCTCCGCCGGGCTGCGCGTTCCACCCGCGCTGCCCCCACGCCTTCGAGCGGTGCCGGCGCGAGACACCTCCTTTATATGCGCTGGGCAACGGCCACACCGCCGCGTGCTTCCTGGCGGAGCAGGACGCCCGAGGTAGCGTGCAGGCCCCCGCAACGGAAGGAGCGCCGGGTGTTCTGGCTCAGCCACCATCGGGAGGATGA
- a CDS encoding DUF2085 domain-containing protein: MFWLSHHREDEYNRTYVLGGVRVCARCLGTYPVLLAGFFALFALRAPLEWKWDVPVVLGLTLPALGDWALGRFRPRGGTNLVRTGTGVLLGLALARSLYIHVQRPLPAVLLAQAALVTAVAVPVILATYRRPRPD; encoded by the coding sequence GTGTTCTGGCTCAGCCACCATCGGGAGGATGAGTACAACCGCACCTATGTGCTGGGCGGAGTGCGTGTCTGCGCGCGCTGCCTGGGCACCTACCCGGTGCTGCTGGCCGGCTTCTTCGCCCTCTTCGCGCTGCGGGCCCCGCTCGAGTGGAAGTGGGACGTGCCGGTGGTGCTCGGCCTCACCCTGCCGGCGCTGGGGGACTGGGCGCTCGGTCGCTTCCGGCCCAGGGGAGGCACCAACCTCGTGCGCACCGGGACGGGGGTCCTCCTGGGGCTGGCGCTCGCCCGGTCCCTCTACATCCATGTCCAGAGGCCCCTGCCCGCCGTCCTCCTGGCACAGGCTGCCCTCGTGACAGCCGTCGCGGTCCCTGTCATTCTCGCCACTTACCGAAGGCCACGCCCCGACTAG
- a CDS encoding RNA polymerase sigma factor: MVGPEISDERLMLAFKAGDARAFETLVRRHRTPVFNFILRFTGHRARAEDVLQETWLKVVRNSREYEAKARFTTWLYTIARNLCVDSARKESYRQASSLEAPTGNGAGGDEGRPLGEGLPDGGASPERGAYNARLRPLIERALASLPEEQREVFVLREYSGIAFKEIAEVTGVSENTVKSRMRYALEGLRRRLAELGVDGDLAEDGRTVAG, from the coding sequence GTGGTGGGACCGGAGATCTCAGACGAACGGCTGATGCTCGCCTTCAAGGCGGGAGATGCCCGTGCGTTCGAGACGCTGGTGCGCAGGCACCGCACGCCGGTCTTCAACTTCATCCTCCGTTTCACGGGGCACCGGGCACGGGCGGAGGACGTGCTGCAGGAGACGTGGCTGAAGGTGGTACGCAACTCCAGGGAGTACGAGGCCAAGGCCAGGTTCACGACCTGGCTCTATACGATCGCGAGGAATCTCTGCGTGGACAGCGCGCGCAAGGAAAGCTACCGGCAGGCCTCCTCCCTGGAGGCACCCACGGGCAATGGGGCCGGCGGCGACGAGGGCCGGCCGCTGGGAGAAGGACTCCCGGACGGCGGAGCCAGCCCCGAGCGCGGCGCGTACAACGCCCGGCTGCGCCCCCTCATCGAGCGCGCCCTGGCCAGCCTCCCGGAAGAGCAGCGCGAAGTCTTCGTGTTGCGTGAGTACAGCGGCATTGCCTTCAAGGAGATCGCCGAGGTGACGGGCGTCTCCGAGAACACGGTGAAGAGCCGCATGCGCTACGCCCTGGAGGGCCTGCGCCGACGGCTGGCGGAGCTGGGCGTGGACGGGGATCTGGCCGAGGACGGAAGGACGGTGGCGGGATGA
- a CDS encoding anti-sigma factor family protein, producing MKPQNLHAQEDRLLDFVYGELPPHEARAVESHLEGCARCSELLADIRGVRTTMSQLSMEPAPDAGLESLMAYAQQAARNAAAGPAPKPTWWRRWLLPVAGVAAVSVFGLVTLQVSKSVKLSPDLSAAKSESVRDAEPAPVALSVPPRAEPAPAQVAMAPAPAPQAPAKQDALAEAAPARPQPTGMADDLTPPPSPAAEEMAELGDGYPMKQAPRKKAFVAGTKKLPQDWSNAGASAGSGRTKDAEDDGVDRFADESGVEKERSYDDVRRDAVTQSRALLQNKPTTPGSVQGGMPQEPMAAPGATQPTEGAGPEAANGAVAEVQQQEAPKSEPLRLGGGSRASTESASRPRADTSGDDFDDLFGAKASSTKREQSASTAAPAPSPPPPPAMATASARPVMRPEAKGKSAEPSSAELSKMAEEALRSGDRVREALLLRQALSAGATGSLRLGLLNRLCDAEFAIGRREAAIQACSLVLEEGPRSGAAQMARKRLDLHAPESRDAKKAGSKAAKKAADMEAPASAAPADAP from the coding sequence ATGAAGCCCCAGAACCTGCACGCGCAAGAGGACCGGCTCCTCGACTTCGTCTACGGCGAGCTGCCTCCCCACGAGGCCCGCGCCGTGGAGTCCCACCTCGAGGGGTGCGCCCGGTGCAGCGAGCTGCTCGCGGACATCCGCGGCGTGCGCACCACCATGTCGCAGCTGAGCATGGAGCCCGCTCCCGACGCGGGCCTGGAATCGCTGATGGCCTATGCCCAGCAGGCCGCTCGCAACGCGGCCGCGGGCCCCGCGCCCAAGCCCACCTGGTGGCGGCGCTGGCTGCTGCCCGTCGCGGGCGTCGCCGCCGTGTCCGTCTTCGGCCTCGTCACCCTCCAGGTGAGCAAGTCGGTGAAGCTCAGCCCGGATCTCTCCGCGGCGAAGAGCGAGTCGGTGCGCGACGCGGAGCCTGCCCCGGTGGCCTTGTCCGTGCCCCCTCGCGCCGAGCCCGCGCCCGCGCAGGTGGCCATGGCTCCCGCGCCCGCTCCTCAGGCGCCGGCGAAGCAGGACGCCCTGGCCGAGGCCGCGCCCGCCAGGCCCCAGCCCACGGGGATGGCGGATGACCTGACTCCTCCGCCGTCTCCGGCGGCCGAGGAGATGGCGGAGCTGGGTGACGGCTACCCGATGAAGCAGGCTCCCCGGAAGAAGGCCTTCGTGGCTGGCACCAAGAAGCTTCCTCAGGACTGGAGCAACGCGGGCGCGAGCGCCGGCTCCGGGCGTACGAAGGACGCCGAGGACGACGGGGTGGACCGCTTCGCGGACGAGAGCGGAGTCGAGAAGGAGCGGAGCTACGACGACGTGCGGCGCGACGCGGTGACCCAGTCGCGAGCGCTCCTCCAGAACAAGCCGACCACGCCAGGCTCGGTGCAGGGAGGCATGCCCCAGGAGCCCATGGCCGCGCCCGGCGCGACACAGCCCACGGAGGGAGCAGGGCCCGAGGCCGCGAACGGAGCGGTGGCCGAGGTCCAGCAGCAGGAGGCTCCCAAGAGCGAGCCGCTCCGGCTGGGCGGCGGAAGTCGCGCCAGCACGGAGTCCGCCTCGCGGCCCAGGGCCGACACCTCCGGGGACGACTTCGATGATCTGTTTGGCGCCAAGGCCTCCAGCACCAAGAGGGAGCAGTCGGCGAGCACCGCGGCTCCGGCGCCGTCTCCGCCTCCGCCTCCCGCGATGGCGACCGCGAGCGCCAGGCCCGTGATGCGCCCCGAGGCGAAGGGCAAGTCCGCGGAGCCCTCGTCCGCCGAGCTGTCCAAGATGGCGGAGGAGGCCCTCCGCTCCGGGGATCGGGTCCGCGAGGCCCTGCTCCTGCGCCAGGCGCTGAGCGCGGGGGCCACCGGCAGCCTGCGGCTGGGCCTGCTCAACCGGCTCTGTGACGCGGAGTTCGCCATCGGCCGGCGCGAGGCGGCCATCCAGGCCTGCTCCCTGGTGCTGGAGGAGGGGCCCCGCTCCGGAGCCGCTCAGATGGCTCGCAAGCGCCTGGATCTGCATGCCCCCGAGTCCCGGGATGCCAAGAAGGCCGGCTCCAAGGCCGCCAAGAAGGCCGCCGACATGGAGGCCCCGGCCTCGGCGGCTCCGGCCGACGCTCCGTGA
- a CDS encoding TadE/TadG family type IV pilus assembly protein, translating into MDSGVSGRESGQVAVEAALIMPLMVFMALGIIQLTMIQHAKLMTEYAAYQAARAGIVWNGNNERMHDAAIVALLPTMGRTDDLASLATTWALHQTYDTALRTLAWNATQVKPPSTFNGSNLFGMIRVDTINPAYFTPIDTIWKLREGYNWQELDFDGADSFPEVPALENNIRKFFNLPEPDDAETVYRKATRLTIRLRYWYEMRVPFANWVIFTSWYASNAQVALYGGIDRPTLEKSNLLNKNVNLDALKGKAQGLDHQRGYNTVYAPEMWVLWGLATGSIPLISDAVGRRYFLPLTATYSMRMQSNFHRKWILHLNPDWGL; encoded by the coding sequence ATGGATTCAGGGGTGTCAGGTCGGGAGTCGGGCCAGGTCGCCGTGGAGGCGGCGCTGATCATGCCGCTCATGGTCTTCATGGCGCTGGGGATCATCCAGCTCACGATGATCCAGCACGCCAAGCTGATGACGGAGTACGCGGCGTACCAGGCGGCTCGGGCGGGCATCGTCTGGAACGGCAACAACGAGCGCATGCATGACGCGGCCATCGTGGCGCTGCTGCCGACGATGGGGCGCACCGACGACCTGGCGAGCCTGGCGACCACCTGGGCGCTGCACCAGACGTACGACACGGCGCTGCGCACGCTGGCGTGGAACGCCACGCAGGTGAAGCCGCCGTCCACCTTCAACGGCTCCAACCTGTTCGGGATGATCCGGGTGGACACCATCAACCCGGCCTACTTCACGCCCATCGACACGATCTGGAAGCTGCGCGAGGGCTACAACTGGCAGGAGCTGGACTTCGACGGGGCGGACAGCTTCCCGGAGGTGCCGGCGCTCGAGAACAACATCCGCAAGTTCTTCAACCTGCCCGAGCCGGACGACGCGGAGACGGTGTACCGCAAGGCCACGCGGCTCACCATCCGCCTGCGCTACTGGTACGAGATGCGCGTGCCGTTCGCCAACTGGGTCATCTTCACCTCGTGGTACGCCTCCAACGCGCAGGTGGCGCTCTACGGCGGCATCGACAGGCCCACGCTGGAGAAGAGCAACCTGCTCAACAAGAACGTCAACCTGGACGCGCTCAAGGGCAAGGCCCAGGGGCTGGACCACCAGCGCGGCTACAACACCGTGTACGCCCCGGAGATGTGGGTCCTCTGGGGGCTGGCCACGGGCAGCATCCCCCTCATCTCGGACGCGGTGGGCCGGCGCTACTTCCTGCCGCTGACGGCCACCTACTCCATGCGCATGCAGTCCAACTTCCACCGGAAGTGGATCCTGCACCTCAACCCGGACTGGGGCCTGTAG
- a CDS encoding pilus assembly protein TadG-related protein: MFTRVLRQSFKRQEGQALVVAALLVLVMSIAVLTTVNLGHTIHERVRLQNTADAAAYSMAAMEARAFNFYAYANRTQVSHYVSAMMWQSLLSLIYFAEAFVTDIYGFMRTLNPCSGDPSGAFWTVACPILENVVPYVSQILRVIDRFMSTFKSLIQVFQTALRSLNPDKWIGRGLIPVHRLLNSAMFLASQAVMLATSTQVLQTTDSVIFDNDKNVDSKLSQLASGALNTCLFDQAHYRESGGSPLSAPHNPLTPIEPTKKKHTEKEARAKRVMAGITNATRYGCDASGGSCPEGFVTSRKLGDLIPLPDGLGPIRDLLSTDVDTPLLKFAKYGQTRFVTANNPNRAKAIALDEPRNTIRDWNDGIQPTLGRLAQGDNLASDDLYWLKFGPENLGPLFRNPLACRDDDNPRECWGDPRKGLGESGGNKLTFKNTMKTSIWAMNASEDSWDDGGVHWRVHYTQEPVGDSWRRLYRPEGPESEIGVHRTEVCVARGKVFGICPAPEIDVFTANVMPAEDGNHPWPGIVPFMHFEPGQYGDTCGSAVSSEGSATRYKHDFNQPSTWAVLNKTAAQMTNAGNTDHAGVGSNAPALLNTEGKVQWKFSSNTATLEMKNNRMKFLNAIEGLNVISRGQTYYHRPGNWAEQPNFFNPYWRPRLASVYQGRHSLPLVGDLADRLPGQLKAIPPKIITH, from the coding sequence ATGTTCACCCGCGTTCTTCGACAGAGCTTCAAGCGCCAGGAGGGACAGGCCCTCGTCGTGGCCGCGCTGCTCGTGCTGGTGATGTCCATCGCCGTGCTCACCACGGTGAACCTGGGCCACACCATCCACGAGCGCGTGCGCCTGCAGAACACGGCGGACGCGGCGGCCTACTCCATGGCCGCCATGGAGGCGCGCGCCTTCAACTTCTACGCGTACGCCAACCGCACCCAGGTGTCGCACTACGTCTCGGCGATGATGTGGCAGTCCCTGCTGTCACTCATCTACTTCGCCGAGGCCTTCGTCACCGACATCTACGGGTTCATGCGCACGCTCAACCCGTGCTCGGGAGATCCGTCCGGGGCGTTCTGGACGGTGGCCTGTCCCATCCTCGAGAACGTCGTGCCGTACGTCAGTCAGATATTGAGGGTGATCGACCGGTTCATGTCCACCTTCAAGAGTCTGATCCAGGTGTTCCAGACCGCCCTACGAAGCCTCAACCCGGACAAGTGGATAGGCCGCGGGCTCATCCCCGTCCACCGCCTGCTCAACTCGGCCATGTTCCTGGCCTCGCAGGCGGTGATGCTGGCCACGTCGACCCAGGTGCTGCAGACCACCGACTCGGTCATCTTCGACAACGACAAGAACGTGGACTCGAAGCTGAGCCAGCTCGCCTCGGGCGCGCTCAACACGTGTCTCTTCGATCAGGCGCACTACCGGGAGTCGGGGGGCAGTCCGCTCTCGGCGCCCCACAACCCGCTGACGCCCATCGAGCCGACCAAGAAGAAGCACACGGAGAAGGAGGCGCGCGCCAAGCGCGTCATGGCCGGCATCACCAACGCCACCCGCTATGGCTGCGACGCCAGCGGCGGCTCGTGCCCGGAGGGCTTCGTCACCTCGCGCAAGCTGGGAGATCTCATCCCCCTGCCGGACGGCCTGGGCCCCATCCGCGATCTGCTCAGCACGGACGTGGACACGCCCCTGCTCAAGTTCGCCAAGTACGGGCAGACGCGCTTCGTCACGGCCAACAACCCCAACCGCGCCAAGGCCATCGCCCTGGACGAGCCTCGCAACACGATCCGGGACTGGAACGACGGCATCCAGCCCACGCTCGGCCGGCTGGCCCAGGGCGACAACCTGGCCTCGGACGATCTGTACTGGCTCAAGTTCGGCCCCGAGAACCTGGGCCCCCTGTTCCGCAACCCGCTGGCGTGCCGCGACGACGACAACCCCCGCGAGTGCTGGGGCGATCCGCGCAAGGGCCTGGGCGAGAGCGGCGGCAACAAGCTGACCTTCAAGAACACGATGAAGACCAGCATCTGGGCGATGAACGCGTCCGAGGACTCGTGGGACGACGGCGGCGTGCACTGGCGCGTCCACTACACCCAGGAGCCGGTGGGCGACAGCTGGCGCAGGCTCTACCGGCCAGAGGGGCCCGAGTCGGAGATCGGCGTCCACCGCACCGAGGTCTGCGTGGCTCGGGGCAAGGTGTTCGGCATCTGTCCGGCCCCGGAGATCGACGTCTTCACGGCCAACGTCATGCCCGCCGAGGACGGCAACCACCCCTGGCCGGGCATCGTCCCGTTCATGCACTTCGAGCCCGGACAGTACGGCGACACGTGCGGCAGCGCGGTGAGCAGCGAGGGCTCGGCCACCCGCTACAAGCACGACTTCAACCAGCCCTCCACCTGGGCGGTGCTCAACAAGACGGCCGCGCAGATGACCAACGCCGGCAACACCGACCACGCGGGTGTCGGCTCCAACGCGCCCGCGCTCCTGAACACGGAGGGCAAGGTGCAGTGGAAGTTCTCCAGCAACACCGCGACGCTGGAGATGAAGAACAACCGGATGAAGTTCCTCAACGCCATCGAGGGGCTGAACGTCATCTCCCGCGGGCAGACCTACTACCACCGGCCGGGCAACTGGGCCGAGCAGCCCAACTTCTTCAACCCGTACTGGCGGCCTCGGCTGGCCTCCGTCTACCAGGGCAGGCACTCGCTGCCGCTGGTAGGGGATCTGGCGGACAGGCTGCCAGGACAGCTGAAGGCCATTCCGCCGAAGATCATCACCCACTGA
- a CDS encoding TadE/TadG family type IV pilus assembly protein: protein MRRPRAQRPYARRGAATVEFALIAPVLVMILLFSMYLTELVRAKLKLQEFARYVVWEMTSYTLSDTANAQHDQAFADAQREMMEEAVERFRDMDSVEPDAPRGNFVAQYADVAGTVRNKEIPLFEAGLALGNDGSGLASEVVGAANVGVNNLLGGWGFNTKGWVEGEVSMRFNDVLIPQSYLDEGGAGGFFTVDPFGGRSIRSLGLQSRFSMYADPWNLEDGSDATMRGRRAGAHRKGPADMPHGLYQQVDRMVFLGIKDKLESEVAGVDQFRNFFSNFAPDFVGTFVVSHNYGPSPSGDAASDWGRECIGEDTGIESYPPEAEGGLNNLNKFSQIDWPRPTCFETAPFRDQPYDKSQYIQIFKARGQYFMGCKNAQAADPSAPKSDEGTRGDESKPYAIDCE, encoded by the coding sequence ATGAGACGACCCAGAGCCCAGCGTCCATACGCCCGGCGTGGTGCCGCCACGGTGGAGTTCGCCCTCATCGCGCCGGTGCTGGTGATGATCCTGCTGTTCAGCATGTACCTCACCGAACTGGTGAGGGCGAAGCTCAAGCTCCAGGAGTTCGCGCGCTACGTCGTCTGGGAGATGACGAGCTACACACTGAGCGACACCGCCAACGCCCAGCACGATCAGGCCTTCGCCGACGCGCAGCGGGAGATGATGGAAGAGGCCGTCGAGCGCTTCCGGGACATGGACTCGGTGGAGCCGGACGCGCCGCGCGGCAACTTCGTGGCCCAGTACGCCGACGTGGCGGGCACGGTGCGCAACAAGGAGATCCCCCTCTTCGAGGCCGGGCTCGCGCTGGGCAACGACGGCAGCGGGCTGGCCAGCGAGGTGGTCGGCGCGGCCAACGTCGGCGTCAATAATCTGCTCGGCGGCTGGGGCTTCAACACCAAGGGCTGGGTGGAGGGCGAGGTGAGCATGCGCTTCAACGACGTGCTCATCCCCCAGAGCTACCTGGACGAGGGTGGGGCAGGGGGCTTCTTCACGGTGGACCCCTTCGGCGGCCGGAGCATCCGCAGCCTGGGGCTCCAGTCGCGCTTCTCCATGTACGCCGATCCCTGGAACCTGGAGGACGGCTCGGATGCCACCATGCGCGGCCGGCGCGCGGGCGCGCACCGCAAGGGGCCCGCGGACATGCCCCACGGCCTCTACCAGCAGGTGGACCGGATGGTGTTCCTCGGCATCAAGGACAAGCTGGAGTCGGAGGTCGCGGGCGTCGACCAGTTCCGTAACTTCTTCAGCAACTTCGCTCCGGACTTCGTGGGCACCTTCGTCGTCTCGCACAACTATGGCCCCAGCCCGTCGGGAGACGCCGCCTCGGACTGGGGGCGCGAGTGCATCGGCGAGGACACGGGCATCGAGTCCTATCCCCCCGAGGCCGAGGGCGGGCTCAACAACCTGAACAAGTTCTCCCAGATCGACTGGCCGCGGCCCACGTGCTTCGAGACGGCGCCGTTCCGGGATCAGCCCTACGACAAGTCCCAGTACATCCAGATCTTCAAGGCGCGCGGCCAGTACTTCATGGGCTGCAAGAACGCCCAGGCCGCCGACCCCTCCGCGCCCAAGAGCGACGAGGGCACCCGAGGCGATGAGAGCAAGCCGTATGCGATCGACTGCGAGTAG
- the cpaB gene encoding Flp pilus assembly protein CpaB: MLKGKTPLVVALVLGLLAGVVAYSAIKKKEADVRRGWNLVPVVVASQDIPEGTVVTFDMISQRSVPEQFVTSSVVKPDSASYVVNQKVLVPLQAGDPLLWSQFETTKAAERLSTKVQKKTRAITIDAKAATAVGGWIRPNDHVDVIGTFRDPQTDESVAVTLLQNVIVLATGKITGTTNVNLIPENQREYSNISLMVIPEEAEILVLAQELGALTLSLRNDDDVDIIEERGRATISTLLSGERTRVLEKKRAEIIQIIKGNSSEKSASPGPQ; this comes from the coding sequence ATGCTGAAGGGTAAGACTCCACTCGTCGTCGCACTGGTACTCGGTCTGCTGGCCGGTGTCGTGGCGTACTCCGCCATCAAGAAGAAGGAGGCGGACGTCCGCCGCGGCTGGAACCTGGTGCCGGTGGTGGTGGCCTCCCAGGACATCCCCGAGGGCACCGTGGTGACCTTCGACATGATCTCCCAGCGCTCGGTGCCCGAGCAGTTCGTCACCTCGTCGGTGGTGAAGCCGGACTCCGCGTCCTACGTGGTGAACCAGAAGGTGCTGGTGCCGCTGCAGGCGGGTGATCCGCTGCTCTGGAGCCAGTTCGAGACCACGAAGGCCGCCGAGCGCCTGTCCACCAAGGTGCAGAAGAAGACGCGCGCCATCACCATCGACGCCAAGGCGGCCACGGCGGTGGGCGGCTGGATCCGGCCCAACGATCACGTGGACGTGATCGGCACCTTCCGCGACCCGCAGACGGACGAGAGCGTGGCGGTGACGCTGCTGCAGAACGTGATCGTGCTGGCCACCGGCAAGATCACCGGCACCACCAACGTGAACCTCATCCCCGAGAACCAGCGCGAGTACAGCAACATCTCGCTGATGGTCATCCCGGAGGAGGCCGAAATCCTGGTGCTGGCGCAGGAGCTGGGCGCGCTGACGCTGTCGCTGCGCAACGATGACGACGTGGACATCATCGAGGAGCGCGGCCGCGCCACCATCAGCACGCTGCTCTCCGGCGAGCGCACCCGCGTGCTGGAGAAGAAGCGCGCCGAGATCATCCAGATCATCAAGGGCAACTCTTCCGAGAAGAGCGCCTCCCCCGGCCCGCAGTAG
- a CDS encoding type II secretion system F family protein → MLPGIVLLLVTGSVFFFSLVIFTVLAKAYEQYQERYVAKSMNDLSDMFLFIDPRQMLILNIASMCLLGILSYIIFNPIMCVGCTIFGFFLPMLLVKYYRKRRIKKFNVQLVDALQAMANAFKAGLTFPQAVEHVAREAMPPLSQEFGLFVKEMKLGVPQEEALVNMAKRVGSDDLELVVVSTNIARQLGGNMAEMFETISTVIRERFRLEGKIDALTSQGKLQGWIVASMPAVLGMVLNSMRPDLMEPMMNHLFGYILVTLIAIMEILGILIIRRIVNIDI, encoded by the coding sequence ATGCTGCCAGGAATAGTCCTACTCCTCGTCACCGGCTCGGTCTTCTTCTTCAGCCTGGTGATCTTCACCGTGCTCGCGAAGGCCTACGAGCAATATCAGGAGCGCTACGTCGCCAAGTCGATGAACGACTTGAGTGACATGTTCCTGTTCATCGACCCGCGGCAGATGTTGATCCTCAACATCGCGTCGATGTGCCTTCTGGGCATCCTCAGCTACATCATCTTCAACCCCATCATGTGCGTGGGCTGCACCATCTTCGGCTTCTTCCTGCCGATGCTCCTGGTGAAGTACTACCGCAAGCGCCGCATCAAGAAGTTCAACGTGCAGCTGGTGGACGCGCTGCAGGCCATGGCCAACGCCTTCAAGGCGGGCCTCACCTTCCCGCAGGCGGTGGAGCACGTGGCGCGCGAGGCGATGCCGCCGCTGTCCCAGGAGTTCGGCCTCTTCGTGAAGGAGATGAAGCTGGGCGTGCCCCAGGAAGAGGCGCTGGTGAACATGGCCAAGCGCGTGGGCAGCGACGACCTGGAGCTGGTGGTGGTGTCCACCAACATCGCGCGCCAGCTGGGCGGCAACATGGCGGAGATGTTCGAGACCATCTCCACCGTGATCCGCGAGCGCTTCCGTCTGGAGGGCAAGATCGACGCGCTCACCTCCCAGGGCAAGCTGCAGGGCTGGATCGTGGCGTCCATGCCGGCGGTGCTCGGCATGGTGCTCAACTCGATGCGTCCCGACCTGATGGAGCCGATGATGAACCACCTGTTCGGCTACATCCTGGTGACCCTGATCGCCATCATGGAGATCCTGGGCATCCTCATCATCCGGCGCATCGTCAACATCGACATCTAA